The following coding sequences lie in one Paracholeplasma manati genomic window:
- a CDS encoding carbohydrate ABC transporter permease translates to MGLIDKLKNRLGDQHQRKVRIKKLLLGMNLTDGLVFKIAIYTLLISFAYVYLYPLLFMMVNSLKTVDDLIDPGVKWIPTTIEIENYNRAFKVLALPQSIFGTLGYVLKVSIASTVTSALVGYGFAKFEFPFKKILFVLMLVTFILPPQVTMVTNIEIFNTLGKLPPFTWIGGFMSSQNSMLFPAIFGQGLNQSIFILIFYQFFKTIPQVLMESAEIDGAGQFKIFTRIALPSAVPSIVIVFLFATVWYWNETFMTALYVGGNVTMPLRLVQFVSSYETLYPPGTLGSELNEAIRLAGNMVSILPLLVLYFVAQRQFTESIDRTGITGE, encoded by the coding sequence ATGGGGTTAATAGATAAACTAAAAAACCGCTTAGGTGATCAACACCAACGCAAAGTTCGTATCAAAAAACTATTGCTTGGGATGAACTTAACCGACGGTTTGGTATTTAAAATCGCTATTTATACCTTACTCATCAGCTTCGCCTATGTTTACTTGTACCCATTGTTATTTATGATGGTCAACTCACTTAAAACCGTAGATGACCTCATTGACCCAGGTGTCAAATGGATCCCAACCACGATTGAGATTGAAAACTACAACCGTGCGTTTAAGGTTTTAGCCTTACCACAATCGATTTTTGGAACTTTAGGTTATGTCTTAAAGGTATCCATCGCATCGACAGTAACATCTGCATTGGTTGGTTATGGGTTTGCGAAATTCGAATTCCCATTTAAAAAGATTTTATTCGTTTTGATGTTGGTTACCTTTATATTGCCACCACAAGTGACGATGGTGACCAATATTGAAATCTTCAATACCTTGGGTAAATTGCCGCCATTCACATGGATTGGTGGATTCATGAGTTCACAAAACTCAATGTTGTTCCCAGCCATCTTTGGACAAGGGTTGAATCAATCGATTTTCATATTGATTTTCTATCAATTCTTTAAAACCATTCCACAAGTCTTGATGGAATCTGCAGAAATTGATGGGGCTGGTCAATTTAAAATCTTTACAAGAATCGCTTTACCATCCGCTGTACCTTCGATTGTGATCGTATTCTTGTTCGCAACCGTTTGGTATTGGAATGAAACATTCATGACCGCTCTTTATGTGGGCGGCAACGTGACGATGCCACTGCGTTTAGTACAATTTGTATCGTCGTATGAAACATTATATCCACCTGGAACCCTCGGTTCAGAACTCAATGAAGCCATTCGCTTGGCTGGTAATATGGTTTCCATACTACCATTGTTGGTGCTCTACTTTGTTGCACAAAGACAATTCACTGAAAGTATTGACCGTACTGGTATCACAGGCGAATAA
- a CDS encoding carbohydrate ABC transporter permease → MKKQTIAPESNVIKAPKVKKASRLTRKQREYLHGFLFIGLWLFGYLVFTFYPMIKSFYLTFTKSFYNINRGIYQVEFNVGQGNLFGFSNYINVVRSQTLLPLFSDYLAKMAIAVPLIIVFSILIAMLINLPIKGKGLWRTIFFLPVIISSGPVISELSRQEATSLPSISESAALQFLFDNLGEWIARPIEALFASLLLILWYAGVPILIFLAGLQKIDSSVYEAASIDGASPWDRFWKITLPSIKPLISVAIIYVVVSMSLFVETGGILELTRTHMLAGAPDNQIWLGYGYAATIAWIYFILMVLVMLIFIGLLSIRRKEVKRWG, encoded by the coding sequence ATGAAAAAACAAACCATAGCCCCTGAAAGCAACGTTATTAAGGCACCAAAAGTGAAAAAAGCGAGTCGTTTGACCCGCAAACAAAGAGAATACCTTCATGGTTTCCTCTTCATCGGATTATGGCTATTTGGCTATTTGGTGTTCACATTCTATCCAATGATCAAATCGTTTTATCTCACATTTACAAAATCCTTTTACAACATCAATCGTGGGATTTATCAAGTGGAATTCAACGTGGGTCAAGGTAACTTATTTGGTTTCTCAAACTACATTAACGTGGTAAGAAGCCAAACATTATTGCCATTATTCTCCGATTACTTGGCGAAGATGGCGATTGCAGTACCGCTCATTATTGTATTCTCGATTTTAATTGCCATGCTCATCAACTTACCGATCAAAGGCAAGGGATTATGGCGTACCATATTCTTTTTACCAGTCATTATTTCATCCGGACCAGTCATTTCCGAATTATCCAGACAAGAAGCGACTAGCTTACCATCCATCAGTGAATCGGCAGCTTTACAATTCTTATTCGATAACTTAGGTGAATGGATTGCTCGACCAATTGAAGCCCTATTCGCATCCCTATTACTCATTTTATGGTATGCCGGGGTACCGATTCTCATCTTCTTGGCCGGTTTGCAAAAGATTGACTCCTCGGTCTATGAAGCCGCGTCGATTGACGGTGCTTCGCCATGGGATCGTTTTTGGAAAATTACGTTACCTTCCATCAAACCATTGATTTCAGTCGCCATCATATATGTGGTCGTATCGATGTCCTTGTTTGTTGAAACCGGTGGTATTCTCGAATTAACCAGAACGCACATGTTGGCTGGTGCACCAGACAATCAAATCTGGCTAGGTTATGGTTATGCCGCTACCATCGCTTGGATTTACTTCATTTTGATGGTCTTAGTCATGTTGATTTTCATCGGTCTACTATCGATTAGACGAAAAGAGGTGAAACGATGGGGTTAA
- a CDS encoding family 16 glycosylhydrolase: protein MKKINLLVIFVLALVLVACTKEPKLPPLESAEDCNEQSLEGGWVCVWADEFEGTEVDLTKWTYEVNGYGGGNGELQYYTADNTVVEDSILSIIAKKEDYLGKQYTSSRIVSKYKGDWTYGRFIIRAKNPVGGGTWPAIWMMPTMNVYGGWPKSGEIDIMEYVGNNPSKVSGTVHTEIRNGGNTPVREYTLPTANSEFHNYEVQWEPGNIRWYVDGVKFNEVIYTPQFTQQYKYNQVFPFDQNFFMILNLAIGGALGGNVDDSIFPTAFEVDYVRVYQRDYGQVDKEAPSKVTEISLQQLANTIYWKRAEDDYGVEKYNIYIDGEFRGVSRVNQFTFGGLTKGQSYSIRIEAVDFRGRVSKMSETFSFTYQ, encoded by the coding sequence ATGAAAAAAATCAATTTACTGGTCATATTTGTATTGGCCTTGGTCTTGGTCGCTTGTACCAAAGAACCTAAACTACCACCCCTTGAAAGTGCAGAAGATTGTAACGAACAATCCCTTGAAGGTGGTTGGGTCTGCGTTTGGGCAGATGAATTTGAAGGTACCGAAGTCGATTTAACCAAATGGACTTATGAAGTCAATGGGTATGGTGGCGGTAATGGTGAGTTACAATATTACACTGCCGATAATACCGTGGTTGAAGATTCCATTTTGAGCATCATCGCGAAAAAAGAAGACTATCTAGGCAAACAATACACCTCAAGTCGTATTGTATCTAAGTACAAAGGTGACTGGACTTATGGTCGATTCATCATTCGTGCTAAAAACCCAGTGGGTGGCGGTACTTGGCCAGCAATTTGGATGATGCCAACCATGAATGTGTATGGTGGCTGGCCAAAGAGTGGTGAAATTGACATCATGGAATATGTTGGTAACAACCCATCCAAAGTGTCGGGTACAGTACATACCGAAATCCGTAATGGTGGTAATACACCGGTTCGTGAATATACCTTACCAACCGCGAATTCTGAGTTCCATAACTATGAAGTTCAGTGGGAACCTGGTAACATACGTTGGTATGTGGACGGCGTCAAATTCAATGAAGTCATTTATACCCCACAATTCACACAACAATATAAGTACAACCAAGTATTCCCATTCGATCAAAACTTCTTCATGATCTTAAACCTCGCCATTGGTGGGGCTTTGGGTGGTAATGTGGATGATTCCATCTTCCCAACCGCATTTGAAGTGGATTATGTCAGAGTCTATCAAAGAGACTATGGACAAGTCGATAAAGAAGCGCCAAGTAAGGTTACCGAAATCAGCTTACAACAACTCGCCAATACGATTTATTGGAAGCGTGCAGAAGATGATTATGGTGTTGAAAAATACAACATTTACATCGATGGTGAATTTAGAGGCGTCTCAAGGGTCAACCAATTTACATTTGGTGGCTTAACCAAGGGTCAATCCTACAGCATTCGTATTGAAGCTGTCGACTTTAGAGGTCGTGTTTCAAAAATGAGTGAAACCTTCAGTTTCACGTATCAATAA